The DNA window CGCAATCCCCAGGTTGTCTATTTGGGTTTTAGGTAAAAATTCGGAGCCAAAAGCCCACCGCTTTCCTCGGCGATGATCGATTGCAGTCGTGTTGGTGGagatttttctttattttttgttttttttactgCTGTTATAAATAGCGTGACTCTGGTGGATTTTGCATCCATATCTGGTGaatgcatctgcatctgcatctacTCTGCACCCACGAAACGCCATCAGCGCTTTTGGCCAGACCCGATCTTGGCCCAAAGTGGCACAAGCATCTTCCAGACTTTCTAGCGTTGCGTCCCGTGAAAAATGCAAGTTTGCTCAGATTTCTGATaagtgtttgtgtttgccgTCCAAATTTTTCAGCTGGCGAAAGGGGTAAAAGTTGGGCTAAATGGGTGAGCTCTTTATCCAAACGGATGCCCAAAGTAGAGCAAATATTTAAGGTCGTAACTGTTTGCTCAGTCTGATTAATTAGCAAGTGCCATGCCAACTGATAGCACATAGAACGCGATCCTACTGTTGTTATTTTCCGACTCGAATATCTGTTCGTTAACCGCAAATCCGGAGACAAACCATCTGATATTGATTTCCCGCCGAGCCACGCATTCAATTACAATTTCAACACTTGCTCTGCGTTGCAATTCGAACTGGATTCGGTTTATCTGTAAGTTTATCTACCTCAAGTTCTCACCTGTCACACACAATTCAGTTGGTAATCACCCAAAACTGAGATTCAAATGCTAAAGTTACACTCGCGCACTATTAGCTACACTATTAGCCAGCCAGCCGAAAGTCAGCTGAAATTAGCGTCAAATCGGGCCTAAACTGTAAAGACTGATCTGATCCGCACGCGACAGATTTGGAACCCAaactgagactgagactgagCCAAGTTAGCAGACCAAGCTGAGCTGCAAACTGAGCTGCGATCAGAGGACTGCGAACGGGGAAACGACGCGACTTTAAAAGCCGACAAGCGATTCGCGTTTTGCGACCACAACACTAAGATACGTAAACGAACCGCTGGCTGCCTGGCTTCCACTTTTCGTTGAGCCAGCAAATCGTCGAACAAGCGAATTTTTCAGaacttttaaacaaaaaagacCCAAAATGAAGACACTTAGTAAGTAACCCGAAACAAGGACAAGGCACGAGCGAAAATGAGCTCAAAATGGGTTTACTTTGGAGTTGGTTGCGAGCATCTTTGctgaaaatttttattaaaaaaaaggtgggATAGGTAGCCACAATATATGTAAagcaaaaagtaaattaaagaGATCATCTGTAGTCGCATTGATTTTCATCATGAACTCAAGcataaacacatttaaattactcgcttttggcattttccatatttcaATGTGCGAATGGGAATGTTTTCTGTGCATGCAGACTAATTGAGTTATTGAAGTCGTTGGGGAGCGAGGACACCGCCTTGGCCAGAGTGATCCTTAATTGCGTAAGAAACGAGCAAACATTAAGCTTAATTGTCTGGAGCTGCGCCTTCATCTCCACTCACTTCATGTCAagcgcatttaaataaattctgttGATCGAGCAGCCCATAAACAAGCAAACAATTacaagtcaaagtcaaagcgAGTGAAGGAGCTGCTCCAGATGCGTGTGGGTGTCGAATATATATCTACATCTGTGCATCTATATATCTCCATCTGTATATCGGCGTATCCCCAAGTGCCGGCAATGCCAATGCTTGAACCTGACATTCGgcgaattcatatttattCACCCCCTTCACAAGTGACAGCCATCCACTGGCAACAAATCGATGCGATCGCTCAACGAATCTATCTAAATCTTtgtttgtatctgtatctgtatctgtatctgtatctgtatcggtatctgtatctgcatctgcgaGTGTCTGCCTAACCGCTGATGCGTTTTAAATTGAAGTCAATTCGGCAGACTCATGCAATTATTTACGGGAGTCGGTCCAATTTGATTATTGATTATTCGCCCAAGTGCTTCACCAGAAACAAATCAAAGTGCTAAGAGGTTGCTTTCCAAATACTCTATATTAAGTAtgattttattacaattcTAGTCCTCATTGTCGCAGAGAGTGGGTCCCTTGCCGATGCAGGAGGCATAGGCCATTAGATGGGGAATGGTGCTCTGCTGCATCACGCCGGTGAAGAGATGACTTTGCGGACCAGTGGCGAAGATACCCACATCATCGCCAGCATGGACGCCAATGGTGCCGTGGATATAGCTGGGATGGATGAAGTCTAGAAAGAAAACAGATTGGATGGCTTATCACTTATGGAGGCGCCCAAAAGTAGAGTACAGTCACATACCTTCCGCGCCAATTTGATCGGTGAGATCGATGCGCTGGCCATGCTCATCCAGATACTGATTGGTGCCCACTGCGTAGTTCAGAGTGGCGTACTTGACTCCATTCACATCGGTGTCATCTTGATTGAGTCCCAGGATGGGTGTTCCCCTGCTAGGATAACCAGAGATGGTCAGCGGATGAGCATGATCGGAGGTGACTACAATCAGGGTCTCCTCGGGATCGGTTAGATCCAGTGCCTCCTGAACCGCCTGCTCGAACTGAAGAGTCTCGGTGAGGGAATGGGTTGGGGAGTTGAAGTGGTTGCCATAATCGATGAGTCCACCCTCGACGAACAGGAAGTAGCCATCATCGCGTTTGCTGACCATCTCGATGGCTTTGCGCGTCATTTCCGCCAGTGTGGGTTCCTCTTTGGGATCGGCAAGCTTATTGAAGCTCATCACTCCTGAGCGGAAGGTGCCAATCAGGTTGGTGATCCTCGAGACATTCACACTCAGCAGCTGGTTGCGATTGTAGGCCAAAACACCGCCGGGATGTAATCCCTGCCAGCGGGACAGCAGATTTACTCCATCGGAACGCTCGCCCTTCTTGTTGAACGGATCGGTAATTGTGTTGGGCAGGAACTTGCCAATGCCACCGCCCAGCATCACATCGAAGTTCTTGCCAGGAGCCTGGGTGATCAGTTGGGTGGCAATGTCCGTGCAGGTGGCCGGATCGTTCTCACCCTCGCCATAGGTCACAATATCCGTGTCGCTTTCGAAGAATCGGTTGGTGGTCTTGGCATAAGCACCCGATGGACTGGCATGGGTCAGCGTGGTGGTGGTCACGATGCCAGTGGACTTTCCGGCCGCCTGAGCCCAGGCTGCGATGGAGTCCACCCGGTTGGCCGGATCCTCGCTGCCACTGCAGTTGTTAAAGTTCACGGCGGCCGTAATTCCCAGTGCAACGATATTCGTCTTCACGCCGCACAAGTAAGCGGTGGCCGTGCAGGCGGAGTCGGGCACCTGGGCATTGGAGCAGTAGGTCTACGCAAAAGATGGATCAAAATAGTTAACACAGTTGTAACCAATTCCGGAGCATAGCACTCACCCTGCTCAGGCCAGTGTAGGGGAACTTCTCGAAGCTCAGGGAGTCCTCCTCGCCGGGATTGCCCTTCAGCTGACCCTTGTGGATGCGGGCAGCTGCCACCGTGGACAGGGACATGCCGTCGCCCAGGAACAGGATTACATTCTTGGCCTTCCTCTTGTCCAATTGCGGCTGCTCCAGGCGCTGGGCGATCTCCTCGTAAGCCAGATCGTACCAGAACTGCGCCTTCTTCTCCGCCTCTGGAGTAGCTTTACCCTTGGCCATGGCATTGGGATCGATGAGGTTTCCTGCGCGGGCTTTCAATGCGCTCACCGATTCTCCTACCAGCTGGAACTGATTATGGATCTCGGGTACTGGAAATGAATATGGAATGCGGTGAGAaatgttttgggttttggctCCAACTGCAGCACTCACTGTCTATGGATGCAGACGATGAGGTGGCCACCAGGGCGCTCAGCACCAGGATAATTCCTAAGTAAGTCTTCATTTTCGGTTAGATGAGCTGGGCCCAGGGTAACCGATTGAACTACTGCCGCCAAGCTCTTGAAAACGGCCATTTATTAACCCCTGGCGATCGCTGTTATCTAGTTGGCCATATCTCCATATCTCAAGGCATAATCCCAGCGGCGAAAACGCGCCCAAAATATCTGACTTGGTCTTTTGATCATTAGAGTTTATGAGCATTTTACGGGCCGTTGAGTCAATAGACCTGCTACCATCCAAAGCTTTAGACCAATGGCTTGCGAACACATTCCCGTGACTTCCAAAAGTGGGCACGGCACCAAAAGCTTGAACCATGCGAACTGACCCCATCCCACACTCAAGGTGAGCTAATCGGGCTGACTGCGCTTAAGACCATAAGTGTGATTGCTATAGGATATAAAGATTACCGAAAAGATCGTGATAACTCTTGGGTAGAGTTAGAAGCATCTCAAGAGTATTAGTATTAGAACAAGGTTTATTCAAATGTGATATGCTTAATACTAAAGAAAGGACAAGCGGTGTCTTTGGGATCACTTCAAAGCtcctttatttattgcacacCTGCTTGCCACTGCCAACGCATGAGGCGTAGGCCATCAGGTGGGGTATGGTGCTCTGCTGCATCACTCCGGTGAAAAGGTGACTCTGCGGACCGGATGCCCAAACACCCACATCCTCCCCAGAGTGCACTCCGATTTCCTTGGCAATGTAGCTAGGTGATATGGCGTCATCGGGGCCAAGGATATCGTCCAGAGGAATGCGCTGGCCACTCTCATCCAGATACTGATTGGGTCCAGCCGCGTAGT is part of the Drosophila yakuba strain Tai18E2 chromosome 2R, Prin_Dyak_Tai18E2_2.1, whole genome shotgun sequence genome and encodes:
- the LOC6531593 gene encoding membrane-bound alkaline phosphatase; amino-acid sequence: MKTYLGIILVLSALVATSSSASIDIPEIHNQFQLVGESVSALKARAGNLIDPNAMAKGKATPEAEKKAQFWYDLAYEEIAQRLEQPQLDKRKAKNVILFLGDGMSLSTVAAARIHKGQLKGNPGEEDSLSFEKFPYTGLSRTYCSNAQVPDSACTATAYLCGVKTNIVALGITAAVNFNNCSGSEDPANRVDSIAAWAQAAGKSTGIVTTTTLTHASPSGAYAKTTNRFFESDTDIVTYGEGENDPATCTDIATQLITQAPGKNFDVMLGGGIGKFLPNTITDPFNKKGERSDGVNLLSRWQGLHPGGVLAYNRNQLLSVNVSRITNLIGTFRSGVMSFNKLADPKEEPTLAEMTRKAIEMVSKRDDGYFLFVEGGLIDYGNHFNSPTHSLTETLQFEQAVQEALDLTDPEETLIVVTSDHAHPLTISGYPSRGTPILGLNQDDTDVNGVKYATLNYAVGTNQYLDEHGQRIDLTDQIGAEDFIHPSYIHGTIGVHAGDDVGIFATGPQSHLFTGVMQQSTIPHLMAYASCIGKGPTLCDNED